The following coding sequences lie in one Haematobia irritans isolate KBUSLIRL chromosome 3, ASM5000362v1, whole genome shotgun sequence genomic window:
- the LOC142231055 gene encoding uncharacterized protein LOC142231055, whose protein sequence is MSEEMNSLTMTRGRLKGSITRALAFAQVPSAETTFDDVVSRLERLEEVWQAFVKLTDDLYKFKDVENFADSEADFASYEEKYLSARGKLYALKSQYAPTLNESTANSGAIAKLADQQAAFLEKLSTTSHPKENDLPRINIPFFTGTYKDWPSFKDLFESAIGSKGISNIQKFHYLKSLLKEDAARLIQHIPVTETAFQTTWTRLNDRYDRPKQIVTSFIEAFMALPSISTENAATMRKISDGANEIIRGLDAIGKDERDWWLIYLLLSKLDPESKSKWIRESRDNPLPTINDFFEFLDNRCEEVELCAKKQAHQSKHSHSGKSQGNHTKCLVSTKAKPSCLLCKSPDHSIFTCPTFLQKDINERRHFVKESALCYNCLRQGHAVSNCASKGRCKQCHRRHHSLQHLPSNEHEPTYLPGQVSESSPPESPSSSNNTASANIQWSTTANVACPISLPSLPSSSKHCTSDKEFIMPTASIYVKDRFGKFITCRALLDTASKLSFITESCAQRLGLQRYPSKIIVNGISSIKAETTRGLCQIFVRSRISEQSINAKVQVLPKITTSLPGYSFENKIKNQLMDLPLADPTYNISSQIDILFGLEHIWNIFTFNKRIDSQGNTIAISTIFGWVVTCAEAEQIYNQTTTLVTTVDIDRCLRSFWELEDTEHHTKADPDDIFVETHFQTTHSRASDGKYVVQLPFKNENPIFGNTLNGALSRFYAVERRLQRNPAIRDKYIGFMRDYEKLGHMRKLKPHEINVTDGRVFYLPHHPVLGEKIIVVFDGSFQDSNGISLNNNLHIGPSIQRDLFAVCLRFRFHRYVFSADIVKMFRQIWISEHHKNYQRIVWRESPLHEVQHYILCTVTYGTSCAPYLSVRVLEQLAYDYKSKFPIASKVVMEDFYVDDVITGAQTEEEIVFIRDNLVNLLAQAGLELRKWVSNCVSISDSTQDQLFFAAPEKDVKKVLGIFWRPSSDQLGYHIELNKNPVATKRQVLSDVSRIFDPMGLLSPVVIQFKILLRELWSHKLSWDEPLPENLTRQWTTFRQDLISIQDFTLPRYILNDVTKLELHGFSDASIHAYSAAVYCRFVDDTGHTHVKLIAAKTRVAPIKQKSLPCLELCGALILSRLLKRIKEALPHKSIDIRAWCDSTIVLCWLSQPPIKLKTFEANRTSEILEILPHPDALSAFKLSSKVLVSTVNDYNPLHELVHRISKWNKLIRVVAYIFKFINATRYPHQIKSPNISFNNFKHAELILTKYAQDAFSEERTLLQSKRLVSTTSSLAKLHPFIDGSGLLRVGGRLRNSELDNASKYPIILPICSRITKLILQNLHEKNLHPGVSALFVIARQTYWIIDARNLIRNLTHNCLKCFRQRRINTQQLLAACTKYVSRFLATLASRIFNFSATATKMAM, encoded by the exons TAAAGAAAATGATTTACCTCGCATAAATATTCCATTTTTTACAGGGACATACAAAGATTGGCCAAGTTTTAAAGATCTTTTTGAGAGCGCTATAGGATCAAAAGGAATATCAAATATTCAAAAGTTTCATTACCTGAAGTCGCTACTCAAAGAAGATGCCGCAAGATTAATACAACATATTCCGGTTACCGAAACTGCTTTTCAAACCACTTGGACAAGGCTCAATGATAGGTATGATCGCCCTAAGCAAATTGTTACTTCTTTCATAGAAGCATTTATGGCCCTACCATCAATATCGACGGAAAATGCTGCAACCATGAGAAAAATATCTGACGGGGCAAATGAAATAATTCGTGGTCTTGATGCTATAGGTAAAGATGAAAGAGATTGGTGGTTAATCTATTTATTGTTATCTAAACTTGATCCTGAATCAAAGAGCAAGTGGATTCGTGAGAGTCGAGATAATCCACTTCCTACCATTAACGATTTTTTTGAATTCTTAGACAATCGCTGCGAAGAGGTTGAATTGTGTGCAAAGAAACAGGCCCATCAATCCAAGCACAGTCATTCAGGCAAGTCACAAGGTAACCATACAAAATGTCTGGTGAGTACTAAAGCAAAACCCAGCTGTTTATTGTGCAAGTCTCCCGACCATTCAATCTTTACATGTCCCACATTTCTGCAAAAAGATATTAATGAGCGCCGTCACTTCGTAAAAGAATCTGCACTATGTTATAATTGTCTCAGACAGGGTCATGCGGTTTCCAACTGTGCATCAAAAGGTAGATGCAAGCAATGTCATCGAAGACATCATTCACTCCAACATCTTCCGAGTAATGAACATGAACCTACATATTTACCCGGTCAAGTTTCGGAGTCTTCACCCCCTGAATCACCGTCTTCTTCTAATAATACAGCTAGTGCCAATATTCAGTGGTCCACTACCGCTAACGTTGCATGTCCCATTTCGTTACCTTCACTTCCATCTAGTAGTAAACATTGTACGTCAGACAAAGAATTTATCATGCCCACTGCTTCTATTTATGTCAAAGATCGCTTTGGAAAGTTTATAACATGTCGAGCTTTATTAGATACCGCTTCAAAGctgtcttttatcactgagagtTGTGCTCAACGTCTAGGCCTTCAAAGATATCCctcaaaaataattgtaaatggTATTTCATCAATTAAAGCCGAGACAACTCGGGGTTTATGTCAAATATTCGTACGTTCACGCATCTCTGAGCAATCGATTAACGCCAAGGTACAAGTTCTGCCTAAAATAACTACATCTCTTCCTGGCTACAGCTTTGAAAATAAGATCAAAAATCAACTTATGGATTTGCCTCTTGCTGACCCCACATACAACATTTCGTCAcagattgatattttatttggcCTAGAACATATTTGGAACATTTTCACATTCAACAAACGTATTGATTCACAGGGCAATACTATtgcaatttcaacaatttttggatgggttgTAACTTGTGCTGAGGCAGAGCAAATTTACAACCAAACTACTACACTTGTTACCACCGTGGATATTGATCGTTGCCTTCGAAGCTTTTGGGAACTAGAAGACACTGAACACCATACTAAAGCCGATCCAGATGACATTTTTGTAGAGACGCACTTTCAAACCACTCACTCGCGTGCAAGTGATGGTAAGTACGTAGTTCAGTTGccttttaaaaatgaaaacccAATATTTGGAAATACACTAAATGGTGCGCTATCTCGATTCTATGCTGTCGAAAGAAGGCTTCAACGAAATCCAGCAATTCGAGATAAGTATATTGGTTTTATGCGAGATTATGAAAAATTGGGACATATGCGTAAACTCAAACCTCATGAGATTAATGTTACTGATGGTAGAGTTTTTTATCTACCCCATCATCCAGTCTTGGgagaaaaaattatagtcgTGTTTGATGGCTCATTTCAAGATTCCAACGGCATATCGCTTAATAATAACTTGCACATTGGGCCAAGTATACAACGGGACTTATTTGCTGTTTGTTTGAGATTTCGTTTCCACAGGTATGTTTTCTCAGCcgacatagtaaaaatgttcagACAAATATGGATATCTGAACATCACAAAAATTATCAACGTATTGTATGGAGAGAGTCGCCGTTACACGAGGTACAACATTACATTTTATGCACGGTTACATATGGCACATCTTGTGCGCCATATCTTTCAGTACGAGTGTTGGAGCAGTTAGCCTATGATTATAAATCCAAGTTCCCCATTGCATCGAAGGTGGTAATGGAGGACTTTTATGTAGATGATGTTATTACCGGGGCACAAACGGAAGAAGAAATCGTTTTCATACGTGACAATTTGGTAAATCTACTAGCCCAAGCAGGCCTGGAACTAAGGAAATGGGTTTCAAATTGCGTGAGTATATCAGATAGTACACAAGATCAATTGTTTTTTGCAGCTCCCGAAAAGGATGTAAAAAAAGTGCTCGGTATTTTTTGGAGACCATCGTCAGATCAACTGGGGTATCATATAGAACTCAACAAAAATCCAGTCGCAACAAAAAGGCAGGTACTATCTGATGTATCACGTATATTTGATCCCATGGGTTTATTATCTCCTGTggtaatacaatttaaaattctacTAAGAGAACTATGGTCACACAAGCTATCGTGGGATGAACCACTTCCTGAAAATCTTACACGTCAATGGACAACATTTcgacaagatttaatttctattcaaGATTTTACACTTCCACGATACATTTTGAATGATGTTACAAAATTGGAGCTGCATGGTTTCTCGGATGCTTCCATACACGCATACTCTGCCGCAGTTTATTGTCGATTCGTAGACGACACTGGTCATACTCATGTCAAACTCATTGCTGCTAAAACAAGGGTAGCTCCCATCAAACAAAAATCGTTGCCGTGTCTTGAATTATGCGGAGCTCTTATTTTATCTCGTCTACTCAAAAGAATAAAAGAAGCCTTGCCACACAAATCAATTGATATACGAGCTTGGTGTGATTCAACAATTGTTTTGTGTTGGCTATCTCAACCACCCATTAAGTTAAAGACATTCGAAGCCAACAGAACAtcagaaatattggaaatattgccTC ATCCTGACGCCCTTTCTGCCTTTAAACTTTCTTCAAAAGTTCTGGTCTCAACAGTGAATGACTATAATCCACTACATGAATTGGTACACCGCATTTCGAAATGGAATAAACTCATACGTGTCGTAGCCTACATCTTCAAGTTCATCAATGCCACTAGATATCCACACCAAATAAAATCGCCGAACATTTCGTTCAACAACTTTAAACACGCCGAACTAATTCTGACAAAGTATGCCCAAGATGCCTTTAGCGAAGAGCGCACGCTATTACAAAGTAAACGCCTAGTAAGTACAACATCTTCATTAGCAAAACTACACCCCTTCATAGACGGCAGCGGCTTGTTACGGGTAGGTGGGCGCCTACGTAACTCAGAACTAGACAATGCTTCAAAATATCCAATAATCTTGCCAATATGTAGCCGAATAACCAAATTGATTTTACAAAACCTTCATGAGAAAAATCTGCATCCCGGAGTATCGGCCTTATTTGTTATTGCCCGTCAAACCTATTGGATTATTGATGCAAGAAATCTGATTCGAAATCTAACTCATAATTGCCTCAAATGTTTTCGACAACGACGAATTAATACACAACAGTTATTGGCAGCATGtacaaaatatgtttcaagGTTTCTAGCGACGTTGGCATCAAGAATATTTAACTTCTCTGCAACAGCGACCAAAATGGCAATGTAA